One Purpureocillium takamizusanense chromosome 12, complete sequence DNA window includes the following coding sequences:
- a CDS encoding DNA helicase (EggNog:ENOG503P64X~COG:D), giving the protein KIVPILLVERDFLIAGTLCTRTQFPLIVCYAITVHKSQSITEDMIVTDLSCRDFQTGLSYVAVSRVKTLQGLMLDAPFDRNHLTYASPPEGIKMKMRDQQIRRRQFITQNPYKSDHGPAQLQ; this is encoded by the coding sequence GAAGATTGTGCCGATTCTCCTAGTGGAGAGGGACTTCCTTATCGCAGGCACTCTCTGCACTCGCACCCAGTTTCCCCTGATCGTTTGCTACGCAATTACCGTGCACAAGTCGCAAAGCATTACCGAAGACATGATCGTTACGGATCTGTCCTGCCGTGACTTTCAGACCGGTTTGAGCTACGTCGCCGTGTCACGCGTGAAGACGCTGCAGGGTCTGATGCTGGATGCGCCGTTCGACCGCAATCACCTGACTTACGCGTCTCCGCCCGAGGGCATCAAGATGAAGATGAGAGATCAGCAGATCCGCAGACGACAGTTTATTACTCAGAACCCCTACAAGTCAGACCACGGGCCAGCGCAACTCCAG